The following proteins are co-located in the Spinactinospora alkalitolerans genome:
- a CDS encoding multidrug effflux MFS transporter, producing the protein MTAGGAAARRSGAILVVGLGALTAVGPLSIDMYLPAFPELSRDLATGAPQVQLTLTACLVGLALGQLVIGPLSDSVGRRRPLLIGTACYSVISLLCAFAPAVEALTGLRFLQGVAGAAGMVIARAMVRDIYSGPAATRLFSRLMLIIGLAPILAPVFGGQLMLVTSWRGIFVTLAVLGVLLFALAWVVLKESLPPEKRRGDGPLAVVGVFARLLRDPVFLALMLTQALASVGLFGYVSGFSFVAQNVYGVSAQAFSLLFGLNGLGMVVFSQVNGFLAGRVSERSVLTVVLSVAAASGVGLLLVTVAGLPFAFTCALLFVIMCSLSFTMPNTTSLALGRYPLNAGSASALLGTVQFLIGATASPLVGLAGEDSAMGMALVVMAGLVGAFLANLWSRRASGPGAAERTRD; encoded by the coding sequence TTGACCGCCGGGGGCGCGGCCGCGCGCCGGTCCGGTGCGATCCTGGTCGTCGGCCTGGGGGCGCTCACCGCGGTCGGACCGCTCTCGATCGACATGTACCTCCCGGCCTTTCCCGAGCTCAGCCGGGACCTGGCGACGGGGGCCCCGCAGGTGCAGCTCACGCTGACCGCGTGCCTGGTGGGGCTGGCGCTGGGGCAGCTCGTCATCGGCCCCCTCAGCGACTCGGTCGGCCGGCGGCGGCCGCTGCTCATCGGCACGGCCTGCTACTCGGTCATCTCCCTGCTGTGCGCGTTCGCCCCGGCCGTCGAGGCGCTGACCGGCCTGCGCTTCCTCCAGGGCGTGGCGGGCGCGGCCGGCATGGTGATCGCGCGGGCGATGGTGCGCGACATCTACTCCGGTCCCGCGGCGACCCGGCTGTTCTCCCGCCTCATGCTCATCATCGGCCTGGCCCCGATCCTCGCGCCGGTCTTCGGCGGCCAGCTCATGCTGGTCACCTCGTGGCGCGGCATCTTCGTCACGCTGGCGGTCCTCGGCGTGCTGCTCTTCGCGCTGGCCTGGGTCGTGCTGAAGGAGTCGCTGCCGCCGGAGAAGCGGCGCGGCGACGGTCCGCTCGCGGTCGTCGGCGTCTTCGCCCGGCTGCTGCGCGACCCCGTCTTCCTGGCGTTGATGCTCACCCAGGCGCTGGCCTCGGTCGGCCTGTTCGGCTACGTCTCGGGCTTCTCCTTCGTCGCCCAGAACGTCTACGGCGTGTCGGCGCAGGCGTTCAGCCTGCTGTTCGGGCTCAACGGCCTGGGCATGGTGGTGTTCAGTCAGGTCAACGGTTTCCTGGCGGGCAGGGTCAGCGAGCGCTCGGTGCTCACGGTGGTGCTGTCCGTCGCCGCGGCGTCGGGGGTGGGCCTGCTGCTGGTGACCGTCGCGGGACTGCCGTTCGCCTTCACGTGCGCGCTGCTGTTCGTGATCATGTGCAGCCTGAGCTTCACGATGCCCAACACGACGTCACTGGCGCTGGGGCGCTACCCGCTCAACGCCGGCAGCGCCTCCGCGCTGCTGGGAACGGTGCAGTTCCTGATCGGCGCGACGGCCTCCCCGCTGGTGGGACTGGCCGGCGAGGACAGTGCCATGGGGATGGCCCTCGTCGTCATGGCCGGCCTGGTGGGGGCCTTCCTCGCCAACCTGTGGAGTAGGAGGGCGTCGGGGCCCGGGGCCGCCGAGCGCACGCGGGACTGA
- a CDS encoding coiled-coil domain-containing protein — MRVEPDRSTGDGRDRYADFWAPDPPSWTWRGAAAAVFGPSAPRAPRGRRAAALAAALLVSLIGLPAPASTASPMAPTESLDSLLERADALSEDYNGELRDMEGVIADAEKAEERADKTREEVDAAREQVQQLAVASYQTGGLEPALTLFVEEDPQDIIDRAVLVDHLSNANQDRIDQLQQAIKRDEKAQDNAQEKVDQVQEDLDALEAQREEVQAMIADYPVQEMGGPDNLTPRTRQMKEIIIEEFGENTANGGVGCYRAVGGWVVGEHPKGRACDFMVDKNGQMPSQEQIEHGQAIADWAQDNAERLGIMYIIYRQQIWDIRRGGEGWRDMADRGSITENHFDHVHISMF; from the coding sequence GTGAGAGTGGAGCCCGATCGTTCGACCGGCGACGGTCGTGACCGCTACGCCGACTTCTGGGCGCCCGATCCGCCGTCCTGGACCTGGCGCGGCGCCGCCGCGGCCGTGTTCGGCCCGTCCGCGCCGAGGGCGCCGCGCGGCCGGCGGGCCGCCGCGCTCGCCGCGGCCCTGCTGGTCTCCCTCATCGGCCTCCCCGCCCCCGCGAGCACGGCGAGCCCGATGGCGCCGACCGAGAGCCTGGACTCCCTCCTGGAGAGGGCCGACGCGCTGAGCGAGGACTACAACGGCGAGCTGCGCGACATGGAGGGCGTCATCGCCGACGCCGAGAAGGCGGAGGAGCGCGCGGACAAGACCCGGGAAGAGGTCGACGCCGCCCGCGAGCAGGTCCAGCAACTGGCGGTGGCCAGCTACCAGACCGGCGGCCTGGAACCCGCGCTGACCCTGTTCGTGGAGGAGGACCCGCAGGACATCATCGACCGCGCGGTGCTGGTGGACCACCTCTCCAACGCCAACCAGGACCGGATCGATCAGCTCCAGCAGGCCATCAAGCGCGACGAGAAGGCCCAGGACAACGCCCAGGAGAAGGTCGACCAGGTGCAGGAGGACCTGGACGCGCTGGAGGCGCAGCGCGAGGAGGTCCAGGCGATGATCGCCGACTACCCGGTCCAGGAGATGGGCGGCCCCGACAACCTCACGCCCCGGACCCGGCAGATGAAGGAGATCATCATCGAGGAGTTCGGCGAGAACACGGCCAACGGCGGCGTCGGGTGCTACCGGGCCGTCGGCGGCTGGGTCGTCGGCGAGCATCCCAAGGGCCGGGCGTGCGACTTCATGGTGGACAAGAACGGCCAGATGCCGTCACAGGAGCAGATCGAGCACGGCCAGGCGATCGCCGACTGGGCCCAGGACAACGCCGAGCGCCTGGGGATCATGTACATCATCTACCGGCAGCAGATCTGGGACATCCGCCGCGGTGGCGAAGGCTGGCGCGACATGGCCGACCGGGGCAGCATCACCGAGAACCACTTCGACCACGTGCACATCTCGATGTTCTAG
- a CDS encoding LacI family DNA-binding transcriptional regulator has protein sequence METKRPRLGAAQRPTMKDVAHEAGVGLKTVSRVVNGESGVSEATVDRVREVIARLGYRRDDAARGLRNGHVASIGLILEDTTDPFYAQLVGAVQTVAQEHGMLALTGASDEDPDYERDLGLALCARRVQGLVIVPAPGSRHDYLEPELAAGMAVVFVDRPPIGLAADTVLADSRGGARGAVGHLVERGHRRIGFLGDSPGIYTAGERLLGYREALAAAGLPRDDALVAMGPPSPDALGAALAALMALPDPPTALFTGNNRTTVETLRILARREERPALVGFDDFELADLMTPPVTVVAQDPVGMGRAAARLLFQRLAGDRSPARRLELATRLIARGSGERRPAGLPGEPRDRA, from the coding sequence GTGGAAACGAAGCGGCCTCGGCTCGGCGCCGCCCAGCGGCCGACCATGAAGGACGTCGCCCATGAGGCGGGGGTCGGGCTCAAGACCGTCTCGCGCGTGGTCAACGGCGAATCCGGCGTCTCCGAGGCGACGGTGGACCGGGTGCGCGAGGTCATCGCCCGGCTCGGCTACCGCAGGGACGACGCGGCGCGCGGGCTGCGCAACGGCCATGTGGCCTCCATCGGGCTGATCCTGGAGGACACCACCGACCCGTTCTACGCCCAGTTGGTCGGCGCCGTGCAGACGGTGGCCCAGGAGCACGGCATGCTGGCCCTGACCGGAGCCTCCGACGAGGACCCCGACTACGAGCGCGACCTCGGTCTGGCCCTGTGCGCGCGCCGGGTCCAGGGGCTCGTCATCGTGCCGGCCCCCGGTTCGCGCCACGACTACCTGGAGCCCGAACTCGCCGCGGGGATGGCCGTCGTGTTCGTGGACCGGCCGCCGATCGGGCTGGCGGCCGACACCGTGCTCGCCGACAGCCGGGGCGGCGCGCGCGGCGCCGTCGGGCACCTGGTCGAGCGGGGCCACCGCCGGATCGGCTTCCTCGGCGACTCCCCCGGCATCTACACCGCCGGCGAACGGCTGCTCGGCTACCGCGAGGCGCTCGCGGCGGCCGGCCTGCCCCGCGACGACGCGCTCGTCGCGATGGGCCCGCCGAGTCCGGACGCGCTCGGTGCCGCGCTGGCCGCGCTCATGGCGCTGCCGGACCCGCCGACCGCCCTGTTCACCGGAAACAACCGCACGACCGTCGAGACGCTGCGGATCCTGGCACGCCGGGAGGAGCGTCCGGCCCTGGTCGGGTTCGACGACTTCGAGCTCGCCGACCTGATGACGCCTCCGGTCACCGTCGTCGCCCAGGACCCCGTGGGCATGGGGCGGGCCGCCGCGCGGCTGCTGTTCCAGCGGCTGGCCGGCGACCGCTCCCCCGCCCGGCGGCTGGAGCTGGCGACCCGCCTCATCGCGCGCGGCTCCGGTGAACGACGACCGGCCGGGCTGCCGGGAGAGCCCCGCGACCGTGCATGA
- a CDS encoding carbohydrate kinase family protein yields MITVVGEALIDLISAESGTYRSAPGGAPANTAVALARLGVPVSLLARIGSDRFGRQLRSYVGSRGVDTRDLVAAQEASTLAIANLDGYGHAEYDFYVRGTADWQWDPAELPDPIGADVTALHVGSLALAMAPGADVLEEWVARQRERVVVGYDPNIRPALAGERAAERARVERQIALADVVKASDDDVYWLYSENRPPRPQDAPEADGAAAPVGADPFLEEAARSWLALGPAVVAVTRGAAGTLVIGRGAAAPMYLTPEPIEIVDTVGAGDAFNAGLLDALGQAGALGAAGRARLAALTPDELAVCVGHAQRVAAHACRRVGADPGELEPAPLEFPGRGATP; encoded by the coding sequence TTGATCACCGTCGTCGGCGAAGCACTGATCGACCTCATCAGCGCCGAGAGCGGCACCTACCGCTCGGCACCCGGTGGAGCCCCGGCCAACACCGCCGTGGCGCTGGCCCGGCTCGGCGTGCCGGTGTCGCTGCTGGCCCGGATCGGTTCCGACCGCTTCGGCCGGCAACTGCGCTCCTACGTCGGCTCGCGCGGCGTCGACACCCGCGACCTGGTGGCGGCGCAGGAGGCGAGCACGCTGGCCATCGCCAACCTGGACGGGTACGGCCACGCCGAGTACGACTTCTACGTCCGCGGCACCGCCGACTGGCAGTGGGATCCCGCGGAGCTGCCCGACCCGATCGGCGCGGACGTCACGGCGCTGCACGTGGGCTCCCTGGCGCTGGCCATGGCCCCCGGCGCGGACGTGCTGGAGGAGTGGGTCGCCCGGCAGCGCGAGCGCGTCGTCGTCGGCTACGACCCCAACATCCGCCCGGCGCTGGCCGGGGAGCGCGCGGCCGAGCGCGCCAGGGTGGAGCGCCAGATCGCACTGGCCGACGTGGTGAAGGCCAGCGACGATGACGTGTACTGGCTGTACTCCGAGAACCGCCCGCCGCGGCCGCAGGACGCCCCCGAGGCCGACGGCGCGGCGGCCCCGGTCGGCGCCGACCCCTTCCTGGAGGAGGCCGCCCGCTCCTGGCTCGCGCTCGGACCGGCCGTCGTCGCCGTCACCCGCGGCGCCGCCGGGACCCTCGTCATCGGGCGCGGCGCTGCGGCGCCGATGTACCTCACGCCCGAGCCCATCGAGATCGTGGACACCGTGGGCGCGGGGGACGCCTTCAACGCCGGGCTGCTGGACGCGCTGGGCCAGGCCGGCGCGCTGGGGGCGGCGGGCCGGGCCCGGCTGGCCGCGCTGACGCCCGACGAGCTCGCCGTCTGCGTCGGCCACGCCCAGCGCGTGGCCGCGCACGCCTGCCGCCGCGTGGGCGCCGACCCCGGTGAGCTGGAGCCGGCGCCGCTGGAGTTCCCCGGTCGCGGTGCTACCCCTTGA
- a CDS encoding carbohydrate ABC transporter permease: MATRTSVPGPAPRAVAAGRYAQAVRFTVLLVIAVVFLLPMYMLLVTGFKPFSEATADQAWLLPQTWTVDNWITVWGELSPALWNSVRVVVPSSIISAVLGSLNGYVLAKWRFPYADLVFTLFLFGMFIPYQAVMIPLQQMLVSANLMGGVFPLVLAHVVYGIPICTLIFRNFYAAIPDGIVEAGRVDGAGILRTYAWIILPVSAPAFAVTLIWQFTSAWNDFLFAVFLTGPSSWPVTVQLNNIAGSGSAAVPYNEQMAGALLASLPTLVIYLLLGRYFMRGLMAGALKG, from the coding sequence ATGGCGACCAGGACATCCGTCCCCGGGCCGGCGCCGCGCGCGGTCGCCGCCGGCCGCTACGCCCAGGCGGTCAGGTTCACCGTGCTGCTCGTCATCGCGGTGGTCTTCCTGCTGCCGATGTACATGCTGCTGGTGACCGGCTTCAAGCCGTTCTCCGAGGCGACGGCCGACCAGGCGTGGCTGCTGCCGCAGACCTGGACGGTGGACAACTGGATCACCGTCTGGGGTGAGCTCTCGCCCGCGCTGTGGAACAGCGTGCGGGTGGTGGTGCCCAGCTCGATCATCTCCGCCGTGCTGGGCTCCCTGAACGGCTACGTGCTGGCGAAGTGGCGCTTCCCCTACGCCGACCTGGTGTTCACGCTGTTCCTGTTCGGGATGTTCATCCCCTACCAGGCGGTGATGATCCCGCTGCAGCAGATGCTGGTGTCGGCGAACCTGATGGGCGGGGTGTTCCCGCTGGTCCTCGCGCACGTCGTCTACGGCATCCCGATCTGCACGCTGATCTTCCGCAACTTCTACGCGGCCATCCCCGACGGCATCGTCGAGGCCGGCCGCGTCGACGGGGCCGGCATCCTGCGGACCTACGCCTGGATCATCCTGCCGGTCTCGGCCCCCGCGTTCGCGGTGACGCTGATCTGGCAGTTCACCTCGGCGTGGAACGACTTCCTGTTCGCGGTGTTCCTCACCGGACCGAGCAGCTGGCCGGTCACGGTGCAGCTCAACAACATCGCCGGCTCCGGCTCGGCCGCCGTCCCCTACAACGAGCAGATGGCCGGAGCGCTGCTGGCGTCGCTGCCGACGCTGGTGATCTACCTGCTGCTCGGCCGCTACTTCATGCGGGGCCTCATGGCCGGCGCGCTCAAGGGGTAG
- a CDS encoding carbohydrate ABC transporter permease: MRRARTWLPGLLLVSPSIILIGVFVYGMIGWNFQLALSDKHKPIQDGAFVGLANFIDLWSEPRWTNAVGNAIVFTVVFVGGALVLGWLLGLLLDKGIKGEAALRTIYLAPMAVSFIATGLVWRWLMNPAPAERATGLNALFANLGLDSLVNDWWTSPDFGMAAMGLPAIWQLSGYIMALFLAGFRGVPEDLREAARVDGCSEWQVYWKVVIPQLRPVLLSAVIILGHMSLKVFDLIIAVAGKQIITDVPAIFMFDMVFEVRDPAKGATIASYMLLAVAAVVIPYLIWTIRKERSEGR; the protein is encoded by the coding sequence GTGCGGCGCGCACGCACCTGGCTGCCGGGGCTGCTGCTGGTGTCCCCGTCGATCATCCTGATCGGGGTCTTCGTCTACGGGATGATCGGTTGGAACTTCCAGCTCGCCCTGAGTGACAAGCACAAACCGATCCAGGACGGCGCCTTCGTCGGCCTGGCCAACTTCATCGACCTGTGGAGCGAGCCGCGCTGGACCAACGCGGTCGGCAACGCGATCGTCTTCACGGTCGTCTTCGTCGGCGGCGCCCTCGTCCTGGGCTGGCTGCTCGGCCTGCTCCTGGACAAGGGCATCAAGGGCGAGGCCGCGCTGCGGACGATCTACCTGGCGCCCATGGCGGTCTCCTTCATCGCCACCGGCCTGGTGTGGCGCTGGCTGATGAACCCGGCACCGGCCGAGCGCGCCACCGGCCTGAACGCGCTGTTCGCCAACCTCGGCCTGGACTCCCTGGTCAACGACTGGTGGACCAGTCCGGACTTCGGCATGGCCGCGATGGGCCTCCCGGCGATCTGGCAGCTGTCCGGCTACATCATGGCGCTGTTCCTCGCGGGTTTCCGCGGGGTCCCCGAGGACCTGCGGGAGGCCGCCAGGGTCGACGGCTGCTCGGAGTGGCAGGTCTACTGGAAGGTCGTCATCCCGCAGTTGCGGCCGGTGCTGCTGTCGGCGGTGATCATCCTCGGCCACATGTCGCTCAAGGTCTTCGACCTCATCATCGCCGTCGCGGGCAAGCAGATCATCACCGACGTCCCCGCGATCTTCATGTTCGACATGGTGTTCGAGGTGCGCGACCCCGCCAAGGGCGCCACGATCGCCTCCTACATGCTCTTGGCGGTCGCCGCGGTCGTCATCCCGTATCTGATCTGGACGATCCGCAAGGAACGGAGCGAGGGCAGGTAA
- a CDS encoding ABC transporter substrate-binding protein codes for MRARWKVAGAAALTGVLAATGCGGGGGDGGGNTQVEVFSWWTGGGEEAGLNALIEKFQEDNPDIEFVNAAVAGGSGTNAQAVLEGRLQSQDPPDSFQGHAGAELQDYIEAGYLQPLDDFYDEHGLREAYPEQLIDQISYDGSIYSVPVNVHRSNVLWYNPSVLDEAGVDGAPETLDEFIDDLRTIEEETDVIPLAVGAQWTVDHLLESVLLGELGVEAYNALWEPGADWSTPEVQTALERFDEILQYSQEESASEDWQEASKRVVDGEAAFNIMGDWAAGYFVNDLGMTEGEDFAWAPSPGTDGAYMWLSDSFTLPEGAPNQEAALTWLELVSSQEGQDIFNPLKGSIPARTDGDPARYADSQYLTEAMEQWKSDELAGSFWHGVTVNNRWKSDIDTALGLYLQDGDLDTLQGALDSAAQA; via the coding sequence ATGCGAGCACGCTGGAAGGTGGCCGGAGCGGCCGCCCTCACCGGTGTCCTGGCCGCCACCGGCTGCGGGGGCGGAGGCGGTGACGGCGGCGGCAACACCCAGGTCGAGGTCTTCTCCTGGTGGACCGGAGGCGGCGAGGAGGCCGGCCTCAACGCGCTGATCGAGAAGTTCCAGGAGGACAACCCCGACATCGAGTTCGTCAACGCCGCCGTGGCCGGCGGCTCCGGCACCAACGCCCAGGCCGTCCTGGAGGGGCGGCTGCAGAGCCAGGACCCGCCGGACTCCTTCCAGGGCCACGCGGGCGCCGAGCTGCAGGACTACATCGAGGCCGGCTACCTCCAGCCGCTGGACGACTTCTACGACGAGCACGGGCTGCGCGAGGCCTACCCCGAGCAGCTCATCGACCAGATCAGCTACGACGGCAGCATCTACTCGGTGCCGGTCAACGTGCACCGCTCCAACGTGCTCTGGTACAACCCCTCCGTCCTGGATGAGGCCGGCGTCGACGGCGCCCCGGAGACGCTGGACGAGTTCATCGACGACCTCCGGACGATCGAGGAGGAGACCGACGTCATCCCGCTGGCCGTCGGCGCGCAGTGGACCGTCGACCACCTGCTGGAGAGCGTCCTGCTCGGGGAACTGGGCGTCGAGGCCTACAACGCGCTGTGGGAGCCGGGCGCCGACTGGAGCACCCCCGAGGTCCAGACCGCGCTGGAGAGGTTCGACGAGATCCTGCAGTACTCCCAGGAGGAGTCGGCCTCGGAGGACTGGCAGGAGGCCAGCAAGCGGGTCGTCGACGGCGAGGCCGCGTTCAACATCATGGGCGACTGGGCCGCCGGCTACTTCGTCAACGACCTGGGCATGACCGAGGGCGAGGACTTCGCCTGGGCGCCCTCGCCCGGCACCGACGGCGCCTACATGTGGCTCTCCGACAGCTTCACGCTGCCGGAGGGCGCGCCCAACCAGGAGGCGGCCCTGACGTGGCTGGAGCTGGTCTCCAGCCAGGAGGGCCAGGACATCTTCAACCCGCTCAAGGGCTCCATCCCTGCGCGCACCGACGGCGACCCGGCCCGGTACGCCGACAGCCAGTACCTCACCGAGGCCATGGAGCAGTGGAAGAGCGACGAGCTCGCCGGCTCCTTCTGGCACGGCGTGACGGTGAACAACCGCTGGAAGTCCGACATCGACACCGCGCTCGGCCTCTACCTGCAGGACGGCGACCTCGACACGCTGCAGGGCGCGCTCGACAGCGCGGCCCAGGCGTAA